The Apium graveolens cultivar Ventura chromosome 6, ASM990537v1, whole genome shotgun sequence genome contains a region encoding:
- the LOC141667071 gene encoding uncharacterized protein LOC141667071 isoform X1 — MRFKRGSKVEVLKEVDSLTAWCGAEIISGKGHSYTVRYDRYVPEHGEVTERVHRNLVRPLPPVQKVESWAAGDVVEVFDDVMWRVAIVSWVRGSYCMVRLLGSSYKFGVHISNIRVRQCWQNDEWVLMFKGSGISGELECSQLSTSDCYQKMSLHASQADAAIKNQEKGDLSAVRYIGVEGSHIAYYRTLKRASPYCSSLIQENSGHVKKLRAAEKEDRRHQGLPVNVDQVDAVAHPRKNLGEKYNRSSFNNITNGYNELDRRDLNDFIGCCVARDSESNDSDSNMSSVGSCSAISRTLNRFSTRMLAVSYQEANSLSSDAESCCGGSRDKESGGLPPEENIAESMHSLELHTYRRTLEELYASGPLSWEKEGLLTNLRITLHISNDEHLMELKNLISGGQEIWRLAKSCFQWSFTMMLSYANIICITNRGIYYVQIEKHSHLVTV, encoded by the exons ATGAGATTCAAAAGAGGCAGCAAGGTGGAGGTGTTGAAGGAAGTGGATTCCTTGACTGCTTGGTGTGGCGCTGAAATTATCTCAGGTAAAGGGCATAGTTACACTGTGAGATATGATCGTTATGTTCCAGAACATGGGGAAGTTACTGAGAGGGTACATAGAAATCTTGTCAGACCTCTTCCTCCTGTACAAAAGGTGGAGAGTTGGGCGGCCGGTGATGTCGTGGAGGTCTTTGATGATGTTATGTGGAGAGTTGCCATTGTATCATGGGTTCGTGGATCTTATTGTATGGTTCGGCTACTTGGATCATCGTACAAGTTTGGAGTACACATATCAAATATCCGGGTTAGACAGTGTTGGCAAAATGATGAATGGGTTCTGATGTTCAAG GGATCGGGGATTTCTGGAGAATTGGAATGTAGTCAACTGTCAACTTCAGATTGTTATCAGAAGATGAGCCTCCATGCATCACAAGCTGACGCAGCtatcaaaaatcaagaaaaaggTGACTTATCAGCAGTGCGATACATCGGGGTAGAGGGGTCTCATATTGCATATTATAGAACACTAAAAAGAGCATCTCCTTATTGTTCATCTCTTATTCAGGAAAATAGTGGACATGTTAAGAAACTCAGAGCAGCTGAAAAAGAAGACCGAAGGCATCAAGGGCTTCCTGTTAATGTGGATCAGGTAGATGCTGTAGCTCACCCAAGAAAAAATCTGGGTGAAAAGTACAATCGTTCTTCCTTTAACAATATAACAAATGGATATAATGAATTGGATAGAAGAGACCTAAATGATTTCATTGGCTGTTGTGTTGCAAGAGACTCTGAGAGTAATGATTCTGATAGCAATATGTCCTCTGTTGGTAGCTGTAGTGCTATTTCTAGAACTCTAAATAGGTTTTCCACCCGGATGTTAGCAGTGTCATATCAAGAGGCAAATAGCCTTTCCAGTGATGCAGAATCTTGTTGCGGCGGCTCAAGGGACAAGGAGAGTGGTGGCCTTCCTCCAGAAGAGAACATAGCAGAAAGTATGCATAGTTTAGAGTTACATACTTATCGACGCACTTTAGAAGAATTATATGCATCTGGTCCATTAAGTTGGGAAAAAGAAGGACTATTGACTAATCTTCGTATTACACTCCATATTTCAAATGATGAGCATTTGATGGAGCTAAAGAATCTAATATCTGGCG GGCAAGAGATTTGGAGGCTTGCAAAATCTTGCTTCCAATGGTCTTTCACTATGATGCTGAGTTATGCAAATATAATTTGCATAACTAACCGGGGCATCTACTATGTTCAGATTGAAAAACATAGCCATTTGGTGACAGTGTGA
- the LOC141667071 gene encoding uncharacterized protein LOC141667071 isoform X2: MRFKRGSKVEVLKEVDSLTAWCGAEIISGKGHSYTVRYDRYVPEHGEVTERVHRNLVRPLPPVQKVESWAAGDVVEVFDDVMWRVAIVSWVRGSYCMVRLLGSSYKFGVHISNIRVRQCWQNDEWVLMFKGSGISGELECSQLSTSDCYQKMSLHASQADAAIKNQEKGDLSAVRYIGVEGSHIAYYRTLKRASPYCSSLIQENSGHVKKLRAAEKEDRRHQGLPVNVDQVDAVAHPRKNLGEKYNRSSFNNITNGYNELDRRDLNDFIGCCVARDSESNDSDSNMSSVGSCSAISRTLNRFSTRMLAVSYQEANSLSSDAESCCGGSRDKESGGLPPEENIAERQEIWRLAKSCFQWSFTMMLSYANIICITNRGIYYVQIEKHSHLVTV; encoded by the exons ATGAGATTCAAAAGAGGCAGCAAGGTGGAGGTGTTGAAGGAAGTGGATTCCTTGACTGCTTGGTGTGGCGCTGAAATTATCTCAGGTAAAGGGCATAGTTACACTGTGAGATATGATCGTTATGTTCCAGAACATGGGGAAGTTACTGAGAGGGTACATAGAAATCTTGTCAGACCTCTTCCTCCTGTACAAAAGGTGGAGAGTTGGGCGGCCGGTGATGTCGTGGAGGTCTTTGATGATGTTATGTGGAGAGTTGCCATTGTATCATGGGTTCGTGGATCTTATTGTATGGTTCGGCTACTTGGATCATCGTACAAGTTTGGAGTACACATATCAAATATCCGGGTTAGACAGTGTTGGCAAAATGATGAATGGGTTCTGATGTTCAAG GGATCGGGGATTTCTGGAGAATTGGAATGTAGTCAACTGTCAACTTCAGATTGTTATCAGAAGATGAGCCTCCATGCATCACAAGCTGACGCAGCtatcaaaaatcaagaaaaaggTGACTTATCAGCAGTGCGATACATCGGGGTAGAGGGGTCTCATATTGCATATTATAGAACACTAAAAAGAGCATCTCCTTATTGTTCATCTCTTATTCAGGAAAATAGTGGACATGTTAAGAAACTCAGAGCAGCTGAAAAAGAAGACCGAAGGCATCAAGGGCTTCCTGTTAATGTGGATCAGGTAGATGCTGTAGCTCACCCAAGAAAAAATCTGGGTGAAAAGTACAATCGTTCTTCCTTTAACAATATAACAAATGGATATAATGAATTGGATAGAAGAGACCTAAATGATTTCATTGGCTGTTGTGTTGCAAGAGACTCTGAGAGTAATGATTCTGATAGCAATATGTCCTCTGTTGGTAGCTGTAGTGCTATTTCTAGAACTCTAAATAGGTTTTCCACCCGGATGTTAGCAGTGTCATATCAAGAGGCAAATAGCCTTTCCAGTGATGCAGAATCTTGTTGCGGCGGCTCAAGGGACAAGGAGAGTGGTGGCCTTCCTCCAGAAGAGAACATAGCAGAAA GGCAAGAGATTTGGAGGCTTGCAAAATCTTGCTTCCAATGGTCTTTCACTATGATGCTGAGTTATGCAAATATAATTTGCATAACTAACCGGGGCATCTACTATGTTCAGATTGAAAAACATAGCCATTTGGTGACAGTGTGA
- the LOC141665891 gene encoding protein FAR1-RELATED SEQUENCE 5-like, giving the protein MSFMSFTGVNHHYQSVLFGFALMRDELKTTFEWVLGTRLEAVEGKAHFAIITDHDQAMAGEIQSQLPNMTHLLCSWHISNKFPEKLSTYYAKEEFKVDFNNCIYHSLTEEIFEDRWEALILKYKLEDNTLLQGLYNLKHKWIDTFTRSCTEMKEFVEGAQKALERQFMREKEEDYNTHHKIRYMPIELMVCCNITYPEMMLHPMI; this is encoded by the exons ATGTCGTTTATGTCGTTCACCGGGGTGAATCATCACTATCAATCGGTTCTCTTTGGATTTGCACTAATGCGTGATGAATTGAAGACTACATTTGAGTGGGTTTTGGGTACTAGGTTAGAGGCCGTAGAAGGAAAAGCACATTTTGCTATTATCACCGATCACGATCAAGCGATGGCGGGGGAAATTCAATCTCAACTACCAAACATGACACATTTGTTGTGTTCGTGGCACATTAGTAACAAATTTCCGGAGAAGCTCTCAACCTACTATGCAAAAGAAGAATTTAAAGTTGACTTCAATAATTGCATATATCACTCGTTGACCGAAGAAATTTTTGAGGATAGGTGGGAAGCATTGATCTTGAAATACAAGTTGGAGGATAATACATTGTTGCAAGGCTTGTATAATTTGAAACATAAGTGGATCGATACTTTTACAC GGTCTTGCACGGAGATGAAAGAATTTGTCGAGGGTGCACAAAAAGCTTTAGAAAGACAATTTATGCGTGAGAAAGAAGAGGATTATAATACACATCACAAAATTCGTTACAtgccaatagagttgatggtgtgtTGCAATATCACATACCCGGAGATGATGCTTCATCCCATGATTTGA